In one window of Clupea harengus chromosome 4, Ch_v2.0.2, whole genome shotgun sequence DNA:
- the LOC105912070 gene encoding complement receptor type 2-like isoform X2, producing the protein MAKFLRILSTLPLLALLFQISESTCPVPSSKTQRLVQVEGSSPADAYENGVTLTVSCPEGHRLNGTDGTVTCTANNQWRPYWPKCVLVKCPLLVVPNGELSSRHQRAGSNITVTCREGFILSGPGTLTCQNNGSWTQTTPSCDPGCSPPQRREGLQLRERYLEQKTFLLGASVSYRCSPGYVHSAGSPVSHCTQTGWRTPTLRCERRSCGSAGEIPNGRYIYAEGVQFGDHISAICNEGYYIIGEDTRACTSSGWDGQDPVCESVQCPPPPQVRGAEISGSIDEPHRYGHSLRYHCLHGYLVGEREIHCTKSGTWSAPPPRCTDVTCQQPALRFGSRTWNYKLNYSPDERVSLACDRGYRMVGASTLTCGIDGQWNPPVPRCYRSSK; encoded by the exons AGTCAACGTGTCCAGTGCCCAGTTCTAAGACTCAGCGCCTTGTCCAGGTAGAGGGGTCCAGTCCAGCGGACGCCTATGAAAATGGGGTGACCCTGACCGTCAGCTGCCCTGAGGGACATCGCCTGAACGGCACAGACGGCACCGTCACATGCACCGCCAACAACCAGTGGAGGCCATACTGgccgaagtgtgtgt TGGTGAAGTGTCCACTCCTGGTCGTCCCGAATGGAGAACTGTCCAGCCGCCACCAGAGGGCCGGGTCAAACATCACTGTGACCTGCAGAGAAGGATTCATCCTCAGCGGACCCGGCACACTCACCTGCCAGAACAACGGCTCCTGGACCCAAACCACACCCAGCTGTGATCCTG gcTGCTCTCCCCCCCAGAGAAGAGAGGGGCTGCAGCTCCGTGAGAGGTATCTGGAGCAGAAGACGTTCTTGCTTGGGGCCTCTGTGTCGTACCGCTGCAGCCCGGGGTACGTGCACTCAGCAGGCTCCCCCgtctcacactgcacacagacaggatgGAGAACCCCCACACTCCGGTGTGAac GGAGGTCGTGTGGTTCAGCTGGAGAGATTCCCAACGGACGATACATCTACGCTGAGGGGGTGCAGTTTGGGGACCACATCTCTGCCATCTGCAACGAGGG CTATTACATTATTGGAGAGGACACCCGAGCCTGTACCAGCAGTGGATGGGATGGCCAAGAtccagtgtgtgaga gtgtccaGTGTCCCCCTCCACCGCAGGTTCGCGGTGCTGAGATATCAGGTTCCATTGATGAGCCCCACCGGTACGGCCACTCTCTCCGTTACCACTGTCTCCACGGCTACctggtgggggagagggagatccACTGCACCAAGAGCGGGACTTGGAGTGCCCCCCCTCCACGATGCACAG ACGTGACCTGTCAGCAGCCTGCGCTGCGTTTCGGCTCCCGGACGTGGAACTACAAGCTCAACTACAGCCCAGACGAACGG GTGAGCTTGGCCTGTGACCGAGGCTACAGGATGGTGGGAGCCTCAACACTCACCTGTGGAATCGATGGACAGTGGAATCCACCTGTGCCCAGATGTTATC GGTCATCCAAATGA
- the LOC105912070 gene encoding complement receptor type 2-like isoform X1, whose translation MAKFLRILSTLPLLALLFQISESTCPVPSSKTQRLVQVEGSSPADAYENGVTLTVSCPEGHRLNGTDGTVTCTANNQWRPYWPKCVLVKCPLLVVPNGELSSRHQRAGSNITVTCREGFILSGPGTLTCQNNGSWTQTTPSCDPGCSPPQRREGLQLRERYLEQKTFLLGASVSYRCSPGYVHSAGSPVSHCTQTGWRTPTLRCERRSCGSAGEIPNGRYIYAEGVQFGDHISAICNEGYYIIGEDTRACTSSGWDGQDPVCESVQCPPPPQVRGAEISGSIDEPHRYGHSLRYHCLHGYLVGEREIHCTKSGTWSAPPPRCTDVTCQQPALRFGSRTWNYKLNYSPDERVSLACDRGYRMVGASTLTCGIDGQWNPPVPRCYRSSK comes from the exons AGTCAACGTGTCCAGTGCCCAGTTCTAAGACTCAGCGCCTTGTCCAGGTAGAGGGGTCCAGTCCAGCGGACGCCTATGAAAATGGGGTGACCCTGACCGTCAGCTGCCCTGAGGGACATCGCCTGAACGGCACAGACGGCACCGTCACATGCACCGCCAACAACCAGTGGAGGCCATACTGgccgaagtgtgtgt TGGTGAAGTGTCCACTCCTGGTCGTCCCGAATGGAGAACTGTCCAGCCGCCACCAGAGGGCCGGGTCAAACATCACTGTGACCTGCAGAGAAGGATTCATCCTCAGCGGACCCGGCACACTCACCTGCCAGAACAACGGCTCCTGGACCCAAACCACACCCAGCTGTGATCCTG gcTGCTCTCCCCCCCAGAGAAGAGAGGGGCTGCAGCTCCGTGAGAGGTATCTGGAGCAGAAGACGTTCTTGCTTGGGGCCTCTGTGTCGTACCGCTGCAGCCCGGG GTACGTGCACTCAGCAGGCTCCCCCgtctcacactgcacacagacaggatgGAGAACCCCCACACTCCGGTGTGAac GGAGGTCGTGTGGTTCAGCTGGAGAGATTCCCAACGGACGATACATCTACGCTGAGGGGGTGCAGTTTGGGGACCACATCTCTGCCATCTGCAACGAGGG CTATTACATTATTGGAGAGGACACCCGAGCCTGTACCAGCAGTGGATGGGATGGCCAAGAtccagtgtgtgaga gtgtccaGTGTCCCCCTCCACCGCAGGTTCGCGGTGCTGAGATATCAGGTTCCATTGATGAGCCCCACCGGTACGGCCACTCTCTCCGTTACCACTGTCTCCACGGCTACctggtgggggagagggagatccACTGCACCAAGAGCGGGACTTGGAGTGCCCCCCCTCCACGATGCACAG ACGTGACCTGTCAGCAGCCTGCGCTGCGTTTCGGCTCCCGGACGTGGAACTACAAGCTCAACTACAGCCCAGACGAACGG GTGAGCTTGGCCTGTGACCGAGGCTACAGGATGGTGGGAGCCTCAACACTCACCTGTGGAATCGATGGACAGTGGAATCCACCTGTGCCCAGATGTTATC GGTCATCCAAATGA